From Xiphophorus couchianus chromosome 7, X_couchianus-1.0, whole genome shotgun sequence:
GTTACACTTATCTAAATGGCCTTCTCTTGATGATGATGTGTCCATAGACTGATTAATATTGGTGGAGACTGAATGTTAAGATGTAGATTAATAACTTGTCCATTTCCTTGCAAATCTAATTTATCATTCCTTTGAAAAAAGGCTTCTAGTAAAACAACTGGGTGTTTGGGGGGAGAAAAGGGATATGAGCCCCTGGGCAGACATACTGTAGCTTACTGACTCCGAAAAAGCAAGATTATGTTGGCAGGGGATTGTTAAAGGcttgacaaagaaaacaagctgttttctgCAGGATCAGTGAGTCATTTCCActtcctctaaaaaaaaaaaactaaaaaaaaaactcagcagaCTAGGAGGGAAAATATGTGATGATGTTCCAATTACAATGTCAAAGTTTCCATACTCCTTGAACTTCTCCACCTTTTGTCCATTTGGAACCAgacttcaaagtattttcttcagttttacgTGATgcaccaacacaaaataaagcgTAATTacaaagtggaaagaaaatgatacgTGGTTTCAAggtgaacaaataaaaatgtgaaaagtgtttctGGCAGCTGTGTTCAGACCCCTATTTTATAAtatctcttaaaaaaaataaaaataaatcaagcacAACCagctgccttcagaagtcaagtatttaaatatactcCATCTGTGTCTTAACCGGACATTTGGAGCAAAGAAGGATTATCTTCTGTTGGGCTTTCATATAAAAACCTAACAAAAACGGTTAAACTATAAGGTagcaatgtgagaaaatgtggaaaagtttaagtttATACATAATGTTTATGCACAGTGATAGGCTTTTATTTAAATCGGGTTTGCACTTTCTCTCTGCCTCCTTGTGGAGCAGAGAGCGAATACATCagcatttatatatatttatacatttatatatacagAGGATACTTTTCTTGCATGATGGATTTTTGTggttaaagtgacaaaataaaatggtaatacactttttttttttcagttttagtagTAAAATCTTGAGGGAGTgcagaataataattttagtgCAGCGACCCAGAGCAGTGGTCTTATTGTTTCAAGGCATCACCAAGCAGCTGCTCAACTCTGGAGTTTATTTATCTACAACTTGAAAGGGTAAGTGTCTCCATGCAAAACGCCACACCACCCCTCTGGAATAATAATGAACATCTACAAAACTCCTCTTCAAAACTATCGCTAAAAAAGGAAACTTAAAAATGATAGGGAATTGCTTAAAAtgcacacatttctgtttcaattgtaagaaaacaatggaaaaaaagtCACAGTCACTGAATCACTTCACTTGGAAGATGTTTAATGTATTTGAAAACACACATTGCTGGCAAATTGGTGATCGTTTTTTCTGAACACGAGCTTCAGTTGCTCAgcagtttttgttctgctcagTTCAAATTGAATTCAGTTCAAAACGCTTTGTCGACTCCGAAGGGAAAATCagtgttgttgtaactcatacaAGTTTATTCAAACAATTGTAGATCCTGTGACTGCAATCTCCTGAAGAGGTTGCATGTTCAACTCTTTCGCCCTCACAGATGTCTCTCCTTTACAGATGTCTTCTATGGAAAACCTATTTTTCTAGTTTGCTAATTATTCCTGAAGCAAGGGGAGCAAATACCTTTTCCTGGCACTACatgaatctgattttttttttcttcttttttttttgtatgcccatttgtttttgtgaaatctAATTTGTAAGTAAGCTACTCCTTTGGCAGAGATAAATATCCagcaattgtttttattttttgtttgtttgttttgttttctagtttATTTTAGGAAGTTATTGACACCCCTAACTTCTACAGAAACACATGAATTCGTGTTAGTTCATTGCCCATTAAGATACGGGACACTGACATGTATTCATTTCAAAGTTGCTGTTCCAAACAGCCTGCAGTTCATGTGATTTGTGGTAGGGGGCAGCATTGTGTTGATATTACTGCTTCAAGAATCGTTCCACTAAAATTGAAGCCGAGCGTCAGAGGACgattcaaaaaataaagaagtaggAACATCTTTATTTTGGGCAGAATATGTACATATAACCTcaaactgctttatttatttgatgctTTTTGAAGCAGTCAATGGTTGGAAATTTACTTTTAGAAGTTAATTCAGCACTAAAGTTTGGTTAAAGCAATTAGCAATATCCGGAGATCTGGGTGTCAAAATTAGAGAAAGTACAAACAAGCTAGtgagtttagaaaaaaacaatttttttaaaaggttagaaaaaaaagaaaacgcatGGAAATCTTGACATTGAGCAAATTGAAAAAAGAATGGACCGAAATAGTGAcgtttaaaaagcaaaaaatataaatcatatGAATGGTTCAACTTAAAGGAAACAGTGGAAAAGAATACAATAAGTGTAACAAATCGCTAATGTGCTGCAAGCTGTTTGAGATTCTAAGTATTTCAGAACCTTCAGCTCAAACTCTTGAACTTATTGTCAAAATGAAATGcacaatttaattttatctgGAAGGTTAACCACTCGGTAAGAGGCTTCTGCTGATAAAATCTGGCTGACAAGCAGCTGGAGAAGAAATGGCACTTCAAGTGTCAACAGTTTGGAGGACACTCCAAACTGTTGACTCTGTTTAAATTCACAATCTTCCTGAGATTGCAGTTATCTcgcactttttccttccacgttactttccattaatatggaTGGATACCACGTTTTGAGAACAACAAACCTCGCTAGCAATGACCAATTCAGGCCAAACCTGAAAGGTGTTGATGGCTGTCATGTCATGACATTACCTTTTTCTATCCGCTTTCATTTTTGACTGGGCTTGTGTCAGCTGAATGTTGGGGGCGGGGGGGTATTAGCTGCCAGTATGAACATGAAATTTGATCATGTTCGAACTTGTCGGCTCTATTGCAATTCACTGAGATGCACTTGCTTGTCGTATTTTGGAGTCGGTGACGTCACAACTCGGGAGATGCTGTCATCACACAGCTGGCAGGGAAGGAGGGAGGACTGCAGCACAGGAAGTGCAGCAGGACACCACGAACGACGGGAATCACGACATGACTCTTCCCGACGGAGCCGCCTGTTAAAACCAGCGCAAATATCCCACCGCGGCGGTCGGATTCAGGGGGGACATGGGGGGCTCTCAGAGCGTCCAGATCCCCGGCGGAGGATCCGAAGGTTACCACGTCCTTCGGGTAAGAGCAGCTGTGATGGTCGCCTGCCCGGCTAACATCAACGCTCCTCTAGGAAATTAGACGCACATTCACACTGCGGTGCGCTGGTTTGTATTCTATAGGGAACGTGAGGAGGATCCACATACGGAGATGTATGCGCCATAGAAAGCGTTTCCTCGTTGTTTTAGAGGCGAATCTAAATGAAAACAGCTGCTCGTCTTTAATGTGGAGCAGATTAACGAGGCTGACGTGGAGGCTCCGCTCCGATTTCATTGGAGTGCGTCAGGAAATAAATGCATCTatgaatttaaatcaaattaaatgttggacCTGTTTGTGCCGTTCTCATCATCGGCTCGCAGCTCTCAGGACAGTATTCTCCTTGATGCCAGAATAACCGGTGTGGCCACTACATGACTAATGGAGTAAGGTGTGTCTTGTTCCCACCTTTAGTTTGAATAGTAGTGATTCTTGGGATGGTTTAATCTGCACCCGAGGAGCATATCCAACTCTGGACTGAGGACAAAATATCATTTGGAGATCCTATTGGGACCCATTCAGTGCAGAATTAGGTCAAGCCTTACTAAAACAACTGagctcaaaaacagaaaactatacggtcagataaaaataatgtaaatgtgAACATGTCAAGGGCTCTGTTTCTCAATCATTTACACCTATCAGGACCTTTTGATCCTTTTTAAGATCTTTTAGCTTACCTTATGTTGTCAGTCTCTcttgattcattttttttctttatgaaaactataaacaaaaaattaggGCTTTGCATCAAAGCATATTGTTCCTAATGTTGCAAGAGTTTTAGTAAATAAGAAACAACATCAAGGTACCAGCTGATGTTGTTCTGACCCAAATCAGTTCAACTGACCTAATAGGTGGAAACGTGTTTCTGTCCAATCTGCCTTTTATCAATCAGAACCAATTGAAGGAAGTCTACCAATCTGATCACCTTGCAGGCAAtgtcttattttgttctttagGAGCAATAAAAGTATATTTCCAAACCTAATGAGCAATAAAGGTCAACAGCTGTGATTTCAATATCCAATGTTTCAACACCAAAATAATATATTCTTATACTAaggttttatacaaaaaaaagttgatgtGACTTATTTAAAGTTACCCGCAACCCTTTCGTGCATAAaatatgatcctttgtgtcaggattttttttcccaaggtgtttttgattttcttaattttaaaaacactgaaggacattccacatttttaaaaaccagaaaatttcttatttctgtCCATCAAAAGCACATTAGGTGAGGCGTTGATAACTGTTGACCACCTAAACAACTTGAAACAAACCGGCTCGTTCTCGTGGCCGAAGAACGTAAATAAGTCTCAACAGTAATGGTTTCCTCAagtaaaatctccagcatgtcTCATTTTCTGTACAGCACGACCTCAATCAGTAATCAGGATTATTGGTTGAGGTTTCAATAATCTGAAATCTCAATCATCAGCCTCCACTTAGCTCCTCAGtagaatatttcttttaattgagaaaataaaaggcACAAACAGAAATAGTGTCAGAATTTTTCTAACTAATTAACTATCCTACATTCATTTCCAATATAGCAAATATTGGAAATGAAACTAGCTAGAAAGTTTTTCAATATTCAATTCTGGGTATCTCCTGCTTTCCCCCACCTATTAGATCAGATGGTTTAAATTTCTATGCACCGTATgggtaaaaatcaaaaaaactttttacttgtataaagtaaaataaaaagaaataatcaaaagtaaaaacataaagaaatgaatcTATCAATCTTTGAAATATGTAGAGTcggaattttaaaaacacacatagcTTAGTACGTAATACTAAAATAGTACACAATAATATACTAACATACTTTCagacaaatttaaatgtaaacggtgaagaaaaaactgaaataatatcAGGAATAATGGCAACTATTCAATCAGATTTGGCAGGATAACAACTATACCAATGTAAAGTTCAGCATTATTCTCACATGGTTTGagtgataattttgttttccttataTAATATGTGACATAATATTAACCAGCGCAGACCATATAACAGGAGTATATAGTATAACAGGAGTTTTCAGGTATTATGAGACAATTTCTATTAAATCCAGCTTAATTTGGCTACAAAATTGGCTAATAAAAAgcaaagtgtctttttttttccagtttttagttTAACATGTTTAAGCCATTAGTTAATATAAAAAACCGAAATGTGTATTTGACAGaccaaaattattattttacactttttggcACTGTTCTTCCAAAATATAACCTTTAAAAATTTAGGCATATTGCTGTGGGGAAAACAGGTCACCGAATGAAAGTCTGTGCATTTTCCTTATATATTTCGATAAAAGTTTACGtctttaaaattcattttgaaagttgttttgtaaaatgtaatttgaaaaaaaaaaaaaaatctaaatttctgagaaatacaTTTGGATACCCAGATATATATCCCTTGTTACGACGGCTAGGTCTTCTAGTGTGACGCTTCTAGTCACACTAGAAGCATCATATCAGTTGCACGTAATAGAAAAACATGGTTACTAAATATTTGGAAGGACATTTGCCTCGTTTACAAAAATCTCTAGGCACATGAGGGACTGAAAGAGGCATGAGAAGAATTAGGTGGCCTCTGCTTTCTAAGAAAAACCTGCTGGTCAGACTGAAGGTTGCCAGAGACAACATAGACAAAGACTAGAGCGCTTATAAACGCTATTTAACAACTggccgttttttttttgtttgttttttttttaaaaacttgtaagGCAGGTGTCTCCGTCTATAATTAGCAGTCACTGGCATAACGTATGACAAAGATGCCCTTTATTTACATAcgttcttttttaaatatcttttaacAAGTTTGACCTGCTCCCCTTCATgtaaagatctgctgtttttAACTGATGAGGAAAATTGAAAAGTGACCCCAAAAAGCTTTACAACTCTTAGGGTGGGGTTTGTTGACATAGTGCAGATTATCCACTTTATCTAATCCTTTGATTGTAGACAACCCAGCAATGATATTTTATTCTCAAACATCTTCAgctctttaaaataaagaggGGGGAACATTCTTGATAGAGTTAGGGATTCAAGCTCTCTCGATGCCTCTGTACTTGCTCAGAGGCTCATGTCACCGTCATCCATCACCGCCTATTTGTTCTTCAGACGAGTTAAACCTGAACCTGTTTCACCATAAAACAAAGTCATGTTTAACCCAGAGGTTTGTATGTTTCCCTTCTGAGGTCATTAAGTTAGAGCTTCTCATACTCAAAGAGGACAAAACTGTATTTGCTTCTTTAAGACATTTATTAGCATACCCAGGATGCttaactgacttttttttttaaataccaaaaaagTCTTATAATAACTCCACTGttttcatctctcttttttttttttttacttttttacctGAACTTATTAATAGAAAGAATTTGGTAGAGAATCCAAAAACTGTGCTCAAGTCTTTACTGTATGTAACAACAATATAATATAGTAATGTATTACTACCTTAGTCTGAATCCATAATACTTATATAACAGCATATTTTATAGCAGTCCGAGTAGAGCCTTgcaattttaatattgtttacaGTAAAATCAAGATGACAACAGGGTGTCTTGCATTGTTTGACTGAAAcgttttttcctttcttcatcAATGTTTACTAGGGTCAGCTGAGAAACCAGCTGTCCAACAGTAAAGGCTGTAATAATGAAGTTAGGCCACACTGTAAGACAAAGATAAATTTACTGTGGAGGCAAAAATCGAAAGCTATTCAGTgacaaatctggaaaaaaaatggaaaaacagagtAATGGTCTTTATTATGCTGTAGCAGGTAAGAAGTAAGAACAATAAGAAACTATTCTCTATGGACAGGATTCACTGTTTGTAGGATACACTGGGCATCAAATTCAACTAATCAAATGGAAGACAAGTTAGAAAGTTTAAAAACGTTTCCAAAAGGGTCAGACACTCAATCTCAGAAAACGTATTTATGTCCAAGATGGACTGTGAGGCATAATTCACAAAgttcattttcagctttcaaatttgtgaaacaaaaatgtatgaaatggaacaaaataaaattttttaaatgacccATTCCAAACTCTGACCTTGGCCTCTTTAAAATTACGTCACAGAAACGTTGCAACAAATCCCCGCAGGCGCCGGTGAACTGAACCGACGAGGTGAAGCGGAGTGAGCCAAGATTGCTTCTTGGAAATGCCAGAGGCTGATGTGAAGAATTCAATTCATGCCAAAGATGGTTCTAAATATggacagtgttttgttttttttttgtttttctataattGGCTGCCTATATTTATTTAGGTAGCCTAGTTTTTCAATGACTAATTCGCAAACGCATGCAATGTTAAATATTCcgttttaattttttctccAGTCTCTGTTGATTTCAATTTTGGATCTTCTCTTTGCTGCTTtgatacaaaacacacatttcaaacaGGATTTCATGTGCGGTCTGTTTGAAGGACGTACATCTTCATTCCTAATTGTTCTACTTTGGTGCGCTTGTCCTGAACTGAAAACCTCTCTGACCTTTTCAGGTGCAGGAACATTCCCCGGGTTACCACGCTCGACTGGAGCCGTTCTTTGATTTTATCATCTCAGTTTGTGACACTAGACTGGTAGGTGTTTATGTGAAGCATCCCGGTCCAGGGCTCAGGCCGCCGTCTCCCTGTTTGAACGCTGATTTTAAAGTATTAACGTATGTCCGTAACAGAACAGGGACAACGACACCCTGAAAGAGCTGCTGAGAGTGAACGTGGAGAGGCCGGTCAAGATGCTGCTGTACAACAGCCGGACGCAAACTGTCCGGGAGACGACCATCACACCCAGCAACACGTGGGGCGGCCAGGGCCTTCTGGGGCTCAGCATTCGCTTCTGCAGCTTTGAACGAGCCAATCAGAACATTTGGCACGTCTTGGTGAGTGTGCAGGTCTCGTCGAAGCTCTGTTCGCCATCTGATCCACTGAGTTAATGTTTGTGTGTATTGTTTCTTTATTGAGGAGGTGGAGCCAAACTCTCCGGCAGGCCTGGGGGATTTGAGGCCCTACGTTGACTACATAATCGGAGCGGACACGGCTATGCGTGAGGTATATATACCCTCTATGCTGATTGGAAGTCGTTTGTGCGGTggcttgcaaaactattcactCTTCAACTGCGAAcatcagaatatatttttggcAATTTCATTTCAGACAGAGTGGTGAAGAATCtcgaaaagaaattaaaatcatactTTGGTccctacattttttaaaaaaatagaaatgaagatctgaaatgtgtggtgtGGATTTATAGTCGGTGGTACTGAGTCAGTACTTTGTAGATTCACTGCAAACGCAGCTCCATCTCTTTTGGGCTCTGTCTCTACCAGCGCTTCATTGTTTGCCCATTCTTTTCTACAAAGAAGAATgtcagattggatgaagagTGTCTGAGAACAACCGTTTTCAAGTTACAGGTtgtcttgactttgactaggccatttgaACAGacgaatatgctttgatctcaAGCATTTCATTGTAGTTCTGGCTTAATGTTTAGGGTTGACatcctctaacaggttttctgtcGGGATTGCTCCTGTATCTTCCcaacaacttttttattttttatttaatacatcTGCTGAACCGAAGCATCCAAACAACACAACGCTGACACCGCTTTGTTTACTGTCTGGACTGACACTTTTACTAGGCACTTAAGATCAAATTCGCTGCATATCTATACCTGGTCTGCACTTTTGTTCCCTGAACAGAGCGAAGACCTGTTCTCTCTCGTCGAAGCGCACGAAGGGAAGGAGCTGAAGCTCTACGTTTACAACACAGACGCAGACAACTGCCGCGAGGTGATCATCACCCCGAACTCCGACTGGGGCGGAGATGGCAGGTATGATGCGCGGAGAAAATGATCTGCGTTGCCTTTTGACAATGGAAAATTGAGGCAATATTTTTGGAAAGCACATTGGAGAGATTACCTTGCTGATCATTTTActgagacataaaaaaatagacaCAATACTTAATTGCCTCTGGTGCAAGTCTGCCTCCTCTACTTGAATCTTTATGGGCCAGATGCATGAATGAAACTTCCCCTAATTCCAAAAAGCAGGTGCAGGTTACATATGGCGCCTCCTCTGAAAGTGATtgtgaaatctgattttctCTCCCATCTTTAGCCAAGAATAGAAATAGACACTCCTCTGATTAGTCATTTATCTTCAAGCAGGATTGTCAGCTTGGCATGACCAAAGGAAATACCAAAGTATAACATTGCATACTATTTGTCCACTGGTGCATCAAGCAAGACATATCTTAAATGCCCTCTTCTCCTGGAGCAGTAGGAAAGGTGGATGCCTCCAGTGATTCTTCTGCATAGGAGGAAGATCTGGTCTTCAACCAACCAGAGAGTTTTATATATTAGGCTCTTGCACGTGGTCAGCATTTTTGACTTTGTCATCCCTTTGAAACTAGTCATGCAGGCCAGGCGTTTGAAAACTCCTCCCACTTTTCTGTGTCATCGTTTTGACCCAGTTCACCCGCCGGCAGACTAGTCAAGGAATGCTTTCCATGTTTGCGAGAAAAGCAGACTTTTCAGAGTAAagattacattaaaacaaacaaaaaaagaaattatttgattATAAACAGAAGACTGAAATGCTGACAGGTCAGGTGAATGTGTGACTCCTGGTTTATCTGCTGTTCATAGATCCCCAGACTTTTCAACTCAGACAGGTCCTGGGTTAAAATTTCTGCTAGAGTTTCTTTGTGTGGCTCTTTGTGACTGAACTTAACTTGAAGCTATTAATGTGTTAAATcgttaaatgttttagttttgctttcagtttcactacgggtttggtttgtttcagcATCTTATTTCTGGAAAAATCAAAAACCTTTCTTGAGCTGTTCTGCTATTTTGTCTGTATTTCTGTTTCCGCAGTCTCGGGTGCAAGATTGGGTTTGGTTACCTGCACAGGATACCTACACTTAAGGAGGAAAAGAACTCCCGTTCCCCTTCACAGAATCATAAGGCATCTCATATACCCAAAGACGGCTACACGGAGGTAAGGCGACATGTTCGTGGTAACTCAAGCCAGAAAAATGACACATTGCTTCATCTCTTTCAAGattttgttgacatttagaGATAAAGAAATTCTGGTTACCAGGTCCAACTCTCTGCTGTCATTCCAACCGTTCCAGTTGTCGTCTCGTCTTCTGCTCCAACTGGATTAGAGCAGCCTCTCAGCAGCTTATCAGTCAGCTCTGAGCCAACGGCTGTCCTCGTTAACACGCCGACAGGTGAAACACCGAATCTGATTCTTTAATCAGATTCTTTCAAATTTTTACTGGCAAATCCTGGATTTACCAGTCATATTAAATTGACCTTTTTGTTGACATGTTTCCACTACCATCCTGCTGTTTCAGGAATTCCCATCATCCCACCGCCCAACCATGCAATTCCCAAGCAAACAC
This genomic window contains:
- the LOC114148662 gene encoding Golgi reassembly-stacking protein 2, translating into MGGSQSVQIPGGGSEGYHVLRVQEHSPGYHARLEPFFDFIISVCDTRLNRDNDTLKELLRVNVERPVKMLLYNSRTQTVRETTITPSNTWGGQGLLGLSIRFCSFERANQNIWHVLEVEPNSPAGLGDLRPYVDYIIGADTAMRESEDLFSLVEAHEGKELKLYVYNTDADNCREVIITPNSDWGGDGSLGCKIGFGYLHRIPTLKEEKNSRSPSQNHKASHIPKDGYTEVQLSAVIPTVPVVVSSSAPTGLEQPLSSLSVSSEPTAVLVNTPTGIPIIPPPNHAIPKQTHRLPVNGAATQPGLIPVPGAIPAFNNFPNLNATLPEVGHVPPPGREIQHDGLPPLNLPAAVSSVTPPDFIYPPVAANSHTAIYPSSTIHMNSSLTKAPNHSSVPNSGAINFTVTVDSS